Proteins encoded by one window of Halosolutus amylolyticus:
- a CDS encoding ABC transporter permease, with translation MKLLKYTIYRLLQAVPVLIGISIITFLLANLGPGDPVSLMLQGQEHSEELVRAIEQRYGLDRPLHERYVTYMAGLLEGDLGQSIHYQRPVTALMMDRIGPTLLLVLSAYAFALATAIPLGIVAANRRNEPTDHVSRIAALVGVSTPSFWIGIVLILVFAVKLGWLPSSGLYYPWRPPSSYPGIDGHVELYYQSLRHLLLPMIALGTLQMATIMRVERTQMIESLQGEYVKLARAYGVPERTILRKHAFQVAQLPIITIVGLNLSTALGGAVLVETVFNINGMGLLFVEAIQQNDYQLVMGITMTLGVLFVLGVIITDISYAYVDPRVTYGESE, from the coding sequence CACGTTCCTGCTCGCGAACCTGGGGCCGGGCGATCCCGTCAGCCTCATGCTCCAGGGACAGGAACACAGCGAGGAACTGGTCAGGGCGATCGAACAGCGATACGGACTCGACAGACCGTTACACGAGCGGTACGTGACGTATATGGCTGGCCTCTTAGAGGGGGATCTGGGCCAGAGCATCCACTACCAGCGACCGGTCACCGCCCTGATGATGGATCGGATCGGGCCGACGCTCCTGCTGGTGCTGTCGGCGTACGCGTTCGCGCTCGCGACGGCGATCCCGCTCGGCATCGTCGCCGCCAATCGGCGCAACGAACCGACCGATCACGTCTCGCGGATCGCCGCGCTCGTCGGCGTCAGCACCCCGTCGTTCTGGATCGGCATCGTCCTGATCCTCGTCTTCGCGGTCAAACTCGGCTGGCTGCCCTCGAGCGGTCTCTACTACCCGTGGCGACCCCCCAGTTCCTATCCGGGGATCGACGGTCACGTCGAGTTGTACTACCAGTCGCTGAGACACCTGCTGTTGCCGATGATTGCGCTCGGGACGCTCCAGATGGCGACGATCATGCGCGTCGAACGAACGCAGATGATCGAATCGCTCCAGGGCGAGTACGTCAAACTCGCCCGCGCGTACGGCGTCCCGGAGCGGACGATCCTGCGGAAACACGCCTTCCAGGTGGCCCAGTTGCCGATCATCACCATCGTCGGTCTCAACCTGTCGACGGCGCTCGGCGGTGCGGTTCTTGTCGAGACGGTGTTCAACATCAACGGCATGGGGCTGCTCTTCGTCGAGGCGATCCAGCAGAACGACTACCAGCTCGTGATGGGCATCACGATGACGCTCGGCGTGTTGTTCGTGCTCGGCGTGATCATTACCGACATCTCGTACGCGTACGTCGATCCGCGCGTCACCTACGGGGAGAGTGAGTAA
- a CDS encoding ABC transporter permease translates to MAVSESEFEGSREPAAEDDDVEARVGWRYTVARIKRDTTARWGLYIVAAVLSIAVYAAVDSNLSMLTFGRLSDFTFAKLLPIFDHPTRIPPPGEGTQHMPPYFPLAEQPWNPLPAGGTLEHPLGTDHTGRDYFTRIVYGTQVSVFVGLVSTFIGLAGGTIVGAVAGYYGGSVDDVLMRIVETIYAIPPLILIIVFTVFVGGANIWYAVLGVGIAFIPVFARIIRSRVLSIREMDYIEAAQAAGVRDRNIILRHVVPNSFAPVLVYATLQIGVTILIVAGLSFLGYGAQPPTPDWGQMLNISHGYMHSNVWLSIWPGIAIMITIMGFNLFGDGLQDALDPRIED, encoded by the coding sequence ATGGCGGTCAGTGAATCAGAGTTCGAAGGCAGTCGCGAACCGGCGGCCGAAGACGACGACGTCGAGGCTCGCGTCGGCTGGCGATACACCGTCGCACGGATCAAACGGGATACGACTGCCCGATGGGGACTGTACATCGTGGCGGCCGTATTGAGTATCGCGGTGTACGCCGCGGTGGACAGCAACCTGTCGATGCTCACCTTCGGGCGCCTCTCGGATTTCACGTTCGCGAAGCTGTTACCGATCTTCGATCATCCCACTCGCATCCCGCCGCCGGGGGAAGGAACCCAGCACATGCCGCCGTACTTCCCGCTCGCCGAGCAGCCGTGGAACCCGCTTCCGGCGGGCGGGACGCTCGAGCATCCGCTGGGAACCGACCACACCGGCCGGGACTACTTCACGAGAATCGTCTACGGCACGCAGGTGTCGGTGTTCGTCGGGCTCGTCTCGACGTTCATCGGGCTCGCCGGCGGCACGATCGTCGGTGCCGTGGCCGGGTACTACGGCGGCAGCGTCGACGACGTCCTGATGCGGATCGTCGAGACGATCTACGCGATCCCGCCACTGATCCTCATCATCGTCTTCACCGTCTTCGTCGGCGGCGCGAACATCTGGTACGCCGTCCTCGGCGTCGGAATCGCGTTCATTCCTGTCTTCGCTCGCATCATCCGGAGTCGGGTCCTGAGCATCCGCGAGATGGACTACATCGAGGCGGCCCAGGCGGCCGGCGTACGCGATCGCAACATCATCCTGCGACACGTCGTTCCGAACAGTTTCGCGCCGGTACTGGTGTACGCCACGCTCCAGATCGGCGTGACGATCCTCATCGTCGCCGGGCTCTCGTTCCTGGGCTACGGCGCCCAACCGCCGACCCCGGACTGGGGACAGATGCTCAACATTTCACACGGCTACATGCACTCGAACGTCTGGCTCTCGATCTGGCCGGGAATCGCGATCATGATCACGATTATGGGCTTCAACCTGTTCGGCGACGGCCTGCAGGACGCCCTCGATCCCCGAATTGAGGACTAA